In Thermodesulfobacteriota bacterium, the DNA window GACTTTATGAAACCGGATAGAGTGGTGATCGGTGTCGATAAGCCTTCTGTTGGGGGAATCCTGAAGGAGCTCTATTCACCGTTCATGAGGTCAGGCGACAGGGCTATGGTTGTATCCATAAGGTCAGCCGAACTTGCCAAATATACTGCAAATGCAATGTTAGCTACGAGAATTTCCTTTATGAATGAAATTGCAAACCTCTGTGAGCTTGTCGGTGCTGATGTTTCGGAGATTAGACAAATCATCGGTAGCGATCACAGAATAGGGCGTCATTTTTTATTTCCCGGAATTGGCTATGGAGGCTCGTGTTTTCCTAAGGATGTAAAGGCGATAATCAAGACGGCCGGAGATTTGAATTTTGAACTAAGGATTTGTAAGGCAACGGATCAGGTTAACACGCTACAGAGAGAGCTTTTCTGGCAGAAGATTGAACGGATTTTCGGGGGAAGGTTAAAGGGTAAAAAGATTGCTGTGTGGGGGCTCTCATTTAAACCCAAGACCGACGACATAAGAGAGGCTCCGTCTTTATACGTGATTGATAGGTTACTGTCGGGCGGGGTTGAGGTAACGGTTCATGACCCGGTTGCGATGGATAAAGCAAGGGAAATTTACGGTAAAAAGATTAAATATGCAGGGTCTAACTATGATGCTTGTGTAAATAAAGATGCCCTAGTTATTAATACAGAATGGAACGAGTACCACCAGCCTGACTTCGGCAAAATGAAGAAATTAATGAGAACCCCAATCATAGTGGATGGTAGGAATTTATATAATCCTAAGATGCTCAGAGACGTTGGTTTCATCTATATTGGAGTAGGTATCAATAATCTTGAGAATATCGGCGGGATCGATGATGGGGGCAGTGTGGCTGATCTTGTAAAGAAAAAGCCGGGTGTTAAAACCCGACAAAGGATTTAAGGCGTAACATCTCTAAATTGATGTTATGAGATTTACCGACTAAATTTAAAATAGAAAAAATCAATAAATCTCGGAGATATCTTGCAACTATCTTACTAAGGCACTTAAAACAACTTATTAGGTATCATCCATAACTTCCTTAAATTATTCAATATACTATAACCCAATATCTTTGTAACCTTTTATTCCCTCTATGACCGATCCTTGCGTAATAGATCAGTGTTGTCTATTTTACGGTGGTGTGGATTCCTAAGAGTATTGCAAAAGAATATATTATCAGGTAGAAGGTTGTAAAATTTAATAAGAGGATTGAATCTTGAGCTCGAATGATTAATCTAACAGTTAATAAACGTGCATTAAGGGGGGTTTAATGACTAAGTCACTTATCATAGTTGAGTCTCCATCCAAGGCGAAGACTATAAAAAAGTATCTGGGAAATGATTACAATGTCGAGGCTTCGTCAGGTCATCTGATTGATCTTCCACCCAGCAAACTCGGTGTAGATATAGATAAGGATTTTAAGCCAAACTATGTTGTAATAAAGGGAAAGAATAAATATCTCTCTCAGCTTGCTAAGGCTGCAGAAAATGCTGACAGGGTCTATCTTGCCTCGGATCCAGATAGAGAGGGTGAAGCAATAGCATGGCATATTGTCAACAGGCTTAAATTGAAAGATAGGGCATACAGGGTGCTAATATATGAAATCACTGAAAAGGGCATACTCGATTCCTTAAAACATCCAACGAACCTGAGCCAGGATAGGTTTGAGGCCCAGCAGGCGAGGCGAATACTGGACCGGCTCGTCGGATACCAGGTAAGCCCAATCCTATGGAGGAAGGTGAAGAGGGGGCTGAGTGCCGGAAGGGTGCAGAGCGTTGCACTCAGGATGATTGTACAGCGAGAAAGGGAAATAGAGAGCTTTAAGACAGAAGAGTATTGGACGATTGAATCCAGGTTGCAGAAGTTGATAGATGAGCATAATGGGTCATTTCAAGCAATCCTTAATAATTATAATGGCAAAAAGATAAAGATAGTTAATGAAGAAGAGGCTAAAAGGATTGTAGATTCGATTAAGGGTGAAAAGTTTACGGTTTCTTCTGTAGATAGAAAAGAGAGGATCAGGAAAACACTCCCGCCATTCATCACAAGTACATTACAGCAAGAGGCGTCGAGAAAACTCAGATTCCCCGTGAAAAAAACGATGTCGATCGCTCAAAAGCTATACGAGGGTATAGAACTCGGTGATGAAGGTCCGATGGGGCTAGTAACATATATGAGAACAGACTCTGTCAGGATATCTGAACATGCTATCGGTGAGGCGAGGTCATACATTAATAATATCTATGGTGGCGAGTACCTTCCCAAAAAGCCTAATGTGTTTAAGGTAAAGAAATCTGCTCAAGATGCGCACGAGGCGATTAGGCCGACTGCAGTAATCAAAACCCCCGACTCGATAAAATCGTTTTTAACTGAAGATCAGCTTCTGCTTTATAAGCTCATTTGGAATAGATTCATTGCATCGCAGATGAATCCGGCAATATATGACCAGACGTCGGTTGATATAAATGCCGGAAGGGGTGTATTTCGCGCAACCGGTTCAATTATTAAATTCCCTGGTTTCACTGTTGTGTACATGGAGGGAAAGGAAGAGGAGGAAGAGGAGGAAGACTCTGAAGAAGATAAGAAGCTTCCTGAATTAGCCGTTGGTGAGGAGCTAAGGGTATTAGAACTTGAGGGGAAACAACACTTCACACAACCGCCTCCCAGGTACACTGAAAGCTCGCTGGTAAAGGAGCTTGAGGAAAATGGGATAGGTCGTCCATCCACATATGCAACAATACTCTCCACAATACAGGAAAGGGAGTATGTAATGAAGGAAAAAACCAAATTAAAACCGACTGTCCTGGGCCGCTCGGTAAATGATCTTCTTATAGAAGGTTTTCCTGAAATCATGGACATTAAATTTACAGCAGAAATGGA includes these proteins:
- a CDS encoding UDP-glucose/GDP-mannose dehydrogenase family protein, which gives rise to MKIGIIGTGYVGLVTGACLASSGNNVTCVDVDEHKIKALKKGMVPFYEPGLPELVRSNLKEGRLHFTTDISEAVKKSFIVFVAVGTPPNGDGSADTGMVFKVARSIAECLDDYKIIVTKSTVPVGTTEMVREIIRGNGDHEFDVASNPEFLKEGAAVEDFMKPDRVVIGVDKPSVGGILKELYSPFMRSGDRAMVVSIRSAELAKYTANAMLATRISFMNEIANLCELVGADVSEIRQIIGSDHRIGRHFLFPGIGYGGSCFPKDVKAIIKTAGDLNFELRICKATDQVNTLQRELFWQKIERIFGGRLKGKKIAVWGLSFKPKTDDIREAPSLYVIDRLLSGGVEVTVHDPVAMDKAREIYGKKIKYAGSNYDACVNKDALVINTEWNEYHQPDFGKMKKLMRTPIIVDGRNLYNPKMLRDVGFIYIGVGINNLENIGGIDDGGSVADLVKKKPGVKTRQRI
- the topA gene encoding type I DNA topoisomerase, whose product is MTKSLIIVESPSKAKTIKKYLGNDYNVEASSGHLIDLPPSKLGVDIDKDFKPNYVVIKGKNKYLSQLAKAAENADRVYLASDPDREGEAIAWHIVNRLKLKDRAYRVLIYEITEKGILDSLKHPTNLSQDRFEAQQARRILDRLVGYQVSPILWRKVKRGLSAGRVQSVALRMIVQREREIESFKTEEYWTIESRLQKLIDEHNGSFQAILNNYNGKKIKIVNEEEAKRIVDSIKGEKFTVSSVDRKERIRKTLPPFITSTLQQEASRKLRFPVKKTMSIAQKLYEGIELGDEGPMGLVTYMRTDSVRISEHAIGEARSYINNIYGGEYLPKKPNVFKVKKSAQDAHEAIRPTAVIKTPDSIKSFLTEDQLLLYKLIWNRFIASQMNPAIYDQTSVDINAGRGVFRATGSIIKFPGFTVVYMEGKEEEEEEEDSEEDKKLPELAVGEELRVLELEGKQHFTQPPPRYTESSLVKELEENGIGRPSTYATILSTIQEREYVMKEKTKLKPTVLGRSVNDLLIEGFPEIMDIKFTAEMEGKLDEVEEGKAHWVDILKGFYSGFSSRLNKAERSMRSLRKEGIPTDIDCSLCGSKMLIKWGKRGEFLSCSRYPECKNAKKFVYGSDGEIKIIQKVMPEVMHDIVCELCGKPMAVRTSRYGKFLGCTGYPDCKNVKRIDEVKKDIIVDGKSHKKEEEANQLKRKIV